A window of candidate division KSB1 bacterium contains these coding sequences:
- a CDS encoding glycosyl hydrolase family 2 has protein sequence MSHTFEIRYFSNEKRANGITDFKGKTEFFNTDQRVDYLRFYSEFAKQFFNDPDLDKQVINDSKIQGAISGLKPQPQPVIRQRVNLQKWKWLGYKSGQRQKEQEQLGQWRGKSGIVIDSLLRIKDTYKELSIPLGTQTWRFFIRFRVKPNALSLVTINLKQEEQTVCSFGFDQSGHIYHTDRQKKITDAVYDPDTWYTFKAEVDLHNAHRYNLYINDELIADYVPLMIETDFVNTIQIDMQKGAFLDDLWGVGYDMLHESFRPTKIKQSPNVLDKDLAALPMASDAQKTYENRRPFSIKTFLDQDFSVPTDIKGWQTAEYNDSAWKSTQLPHVHGGERYAGQDLYLRKTIEIGDFERAVLNSESLDPGGEIWVNGHIVKNVRNRRPQAIDVTPYLEKHSENLIAVRVPAFAVQRPMGHTPYDFNIGWFAGRMHVDLLSKKHINDVFVHTTGIDNPVHANTRISLENSSRQAFTGSIKVQFKPWFPQKTGEWSGETQQSITLLPWEEKSVTLASLIKNPRLWSVQNPNLYKVHVILQNQQGTPIDDYIVTTGLRTITQKNGNLQINGNDEILRGAQIMGYRAPLDKVAAWNRCAPLDWLVREALMIKAMGGNMMRIHVHAWMHAARNINDPRLAEIGDQLGLIFIWPTTAWVRTATDGSSFGIDLEGYPQYMRQVYNHPSIAIWEVSNHLHGFAGHDVEKVNDYFTRVYDTLYPVDPSRLIAPSANMTEDFPYGNDTGTRDKQGRSIQACTAFTAPGITRGNMSQITGKGNEWSLLRKWPPPVQKIFLNSTERAYFDFEHQESIGQPNWSLRKGKPSYHIHSYEWWYDIGSIGRRLEFDEWQESQAWQAFSAYESMRKERLLGYDGFSWCCLHGGPNTATYWKPLIDFYGHAKLSFYINRMAFQDVLAGSDNVDIVYGPDDTLKPVIMNVGKAVSADLSIVLKNKENKVIYQTTYKSIQLPKGRTKVELNSFNLEELQYNGFCSIEYIVITKQE, from the coding sequence TTGTCACATACTTTTGAAATCCGCTATTTCTCAAACGAAAAACGGGCTAATGGTATTACGGATTTTAAAGGTAAAACAGAGTTCTTTAATACAGACCAGAGGGTGGATTATCTGCGATTTTATTCTGAATTTGCCAAACAGTTTTTTAATGATCCGGATTTGGACAAACAGGTCATAAATGATTCAAAGATTCAAGGTGCGATTTCCGGATTAAAACCACAGCCGCAGCCCGTCATCAGACAACGGGTCAATTTACAGAAATGGAAATGGCTGGGTTATAAATCCGGACAGCGCCAAAAGGAACAGGAACAGCTTGGCCAATGGCGGGGAAAATCCGGAATTGTCATTGACAGTCTTTTACGAATAAAGGATACATACAAAGAACTATCTATACCTCTGGGGACCCAAACATGGCGATTTTTCATCAGGTTTCGCGTCAAACCCAACGCTCTGTCTTTAGTTACCATTAATTTAAAACAAGAAGAACAAACCGTATGCTCGTTCGGATTTGATCAAAGCGGTCATATTTACCATACAGACCGTCAAAAGAAAATTACCGATGCGGTTTATGATCCCGACACATGGTATACATTCAAGGCGGAGGTTGATCTGCATAACGCACATCGATACAATCTGTATATCAATGATGAATTAATTGCTGACTATGTTCCGCTCATGATTGAAACAGATTTCGTAAATACAATACAGATCGATATGCAGAAGGGAGCTTTTCTGGATGATCTTTGGGGTGTTGGATATGACATGTTGCATGAATCTTTTAGGCCCACGAAAATCAAACAAAGTCCAAACGTTCTGGACAAGGACCTTGCAGCATTACCCATGGCATCAGATGCTCAGAAAACGTATGAGAACAGACGACCTTTTTCCATAAAAACATTTCTTGATCAGGATTTTTCGGTACCGACGGATATCAAAGGCTGGCAAACGGCTGAATATAACGACAGCGCCTGGAAATCTACACAGCTACCGCACGTTCACGGCGGAGAGCGGTATGCCGGACAAGATTTATATCTGCGGAAGACTATAGAGATCGGGGACTTTGAACGCGCCGTGCTGAATAGTGAATCTCTTGATCCGGGCGGTGAGATCTGGGTGAACGGCCATATTGTCAAAAATGTTCGCAATCGGCGTCCACAAGCCATAGATGTGACACCTTATCTTGAGAAACACAGCGAGAATCTGATTGCCGTACGGGTTCCGGCCTTTGCTGTGCAGCGTCCTATGGGACATACACCTTATGATTTCAATATAGGCTGGTTCGCCGGCCGTATGCATGTTGATCTATTGTCAAAAAAACATATAAATGATGTGTTTGTACATACAACGGGCATAGACAATCCGGTGCATGCAAATACACGCATCAGTCTGGAGAACAGCAGCCGGCAGGCGTTTACCGGCAGCATTAAAGTCCAATTCAAGCCCTGGTTTCCTCAGAAAACCGGTGAGTGGAGCGGTGAAACGCAGCAATCGATTACTCTTTTGCCATGGGAAGAAAAATCAGTCACACTGGCATCTCTGATTAAAAACCCGCGTCTGTGGTCTGTACAAAATCCGAATCTGTACAAAGTCCATGTGATTCTTCAGAATCAACAAGGTACCCCCATTGATGATTATATCGTAACCACGGGGCTGCGCACCATCACCCAGAAAAACGGCAACTTGCAGATTAACGGCAACGACGAAATTCTGCGCGGCGCCCAGATCATGGGATATCGCGCCCCTCTTGACAAAGTGGCTGCCTGGAATCGTTGTGCACCTCTTGATTGGCTGGTTCGCGAAGCATTAATGATCAAAGCCATGGGCGGCAATATGATGCGCATACATGTGCACGCCTGGATGCATGCAGCCCGGAATATCAATGATCCCCGTTTGGCCGAAATCGGAGATCAGCTGGGTCTCATATTCATCTGGCCGACAACCGCCTGGGTGCGCACGGCGACAGACGGCTCTTCATTCGGGATTGATCTTGAAGGATATCCACAGTACATGCGTCAGGTTTACAATCATCCGTCCATTGCGATATGGGAAGTGAGCAACCATCTTCATGGATTTGCAGGTCATGATGTGGAAAAAGTCAATGACTATTTCACGCGCGTTTATGACACCCTCTATCCAGTTGATCCAAGCCGTTTAATCGCCCCCTCGGCCAATATGACGGAAGACTTTCCCTATGGCAATGACACGGGCACCCGGGACAAACAGGGGCGGTCGATTCAAGCTTGCACAGCATTCACCGCTCCGGGTATAACTCGAGGCAATATGAGCCAAATTACAGGAAAGGGAAATGAATGGTCTCTGCTGCGTAAATGGCCTCCGCCTGTTCAGAAAATTTTTTTAAACAGCACGGAGCGCGCTTATTTTGATTTCGAACATCAGGAATCCATCGGACAACCCAACTGGTCGCTGCGTAAAGGCAAGCCCTCCTATCACATACATTCTTATGAATGGTGGTATGATATCGGAAGCATTGGACGCAGACTGGAATTTGACGAATGGCAGGAAAGTCAGGCCTGGCAGGCATTCAGCGCCTATGAATCCATGCGCAAAGAACGGCTGCTGGGATATGACGGTTTTTCATGGTGTTGTCTGCACGGCGGCCCCAACACGGCCACCTATTGGAAACCGCTCATTGATTTTTACGGTCATGCCAAGTTATCTTTTTACATCAACCGTATGGCATTTCAGGATGTACTGGCAGGCAGCGATAATGTCGATATTGTTTACGGACCGGACGACACCCTCAAGCCGGTGATTATGAATGTGGGGAAAGCGGTTTCAGCGGATTTGAGCATTGTGCTTAAAAACAAGGAAAATAAAGTAATCTATCAAACCACCTATAAATCCATTCAGCTTCCTAAAGGACGAACCAAAGTTGAACTGAATAGCTTCAATCTTGAAGAACTTCAATATAACGGATTTTGCAGTATTGAATATATTGTGATAACAAAACAAGAATAA
- a CDS encoding DUF4962 domain-containing protein: MNFFELHFKELTIFIFLFVCFNLASTASAQSGCDIITLPQSSSIHPKQRRLAQPRNGTEAKTNPPALLWPSDESDNVRYSVRLSKHPDFTEALLKTNLSWAMFNPHRRLDSGAWYWQYKSMHSGSDGSWSDVFSFIISDSTFVYDTPSIEEFVSACKSKHPRILVSAEALSDFRIRVQDSEEASIIIKQAEQYIGTPIPKERDGIPLKRGENYMQNRKFAMWASKGLAYKVHEQTDMLVKAYVLTGSEEYGLEAIRRAINVAHWNPEGVTSHEVNNFANAACLHLMALVYDSCYDLLTREQKQLVQEVLILRMHQEIDGFINNLESRSFAGHNWQHIIAQCLDACIALAGEDIPDEIREMGRTPDISHWLTYLYELWVNRVPTLGGDDGGWANGNYYFRTNYHTLVHVPKMLQQLTGFDFLDMPWYRNIPYFLIYTWPPGSYAAGFGDGLDRIQTPPLETIAFADILSRELRDSYASWYVEQCLKHTDQSLLGNDELRWYRLLSAKEPPPPVNDFSLPLSRCFPDIGVVAMHHDIASVPDNCMVTLRSSPYAQTHGHMHADQNAFNLLYGGKPMFYSSGYYITMGDPHTVDWYRQTLAKNSVTINGQGQPRSGDSFGWIPRFLNQTHMSYAVGDASNAYQGTGLTRFRRHIVFLRPDIVVIYDVLEADHHAHWQWHLHSSNDILKHSQDILTSANEYGHAKAKVLGSVPLNLSIHTDFNPKPVNWKQSRDDQGHLITHADQYHVSAETNEKTETMRYLAIIQISDKHKSLDTYLHKSNQSFQINNWTIQAGLKRDEKPFLQITNIAQRTGLSYNSYLKMQGKVIHAGNNAQTVMVEFINDTPRIQCTSDQLPKAAEYMLKIEQNTN; this comes from the coding sequence ATGAACTTTTTCGAATTGCATTTTAAAGAATTGACTATATTCATATTCCTATTTGTATGTTTTAATTTGGCATCCACCGCATCTGCGCAATCCGGTTGCGATATCATAACATTGCCTCAATCAAGTTCCATTCATCCAAAACAGCGACGGCTTGCTCAGCCCCGAAATGGCACAGAGGCTAAAACAAATCCGCCGGCACTGTTGTGGCCCTCTGACGAAAGTGATAATGTCCGTTATTCGGTTCGCCTCTCTAAACATCCCGACTTTACAGAGGCTCTGCTCAAAACCAACCTGTCCTGGGCCATGTTCAATCCGCACCGCCGATTGGACTCCGGTGCCTGGTATTGGCAATATAAAAGTATGCATTCCGGATCAGACGGCAGCTGGTCGGATGTTTTCTCTTTTATCATATCGGACTCGACTTTTGTATATGATACACCCTCCATTGAAGAATTTGTAAGCGCTTGCAAAAGCAAACATCCCAGAATACTCGTCAGCGCAGAGGCCCTGTCCGATTTCAGAATCCGGGTTCAGGATTCTGAAGAAGCGTCCATAATTATCAAACAAGCGGAGCAATACATCGGAACACCAATCCCGAAGGAACGCGACGGCATACCGTTAAAGCGCGGTGAGAATTATATGCAGAACCGTAAATTCGCCATGTGGGCGAGTAAAGGTCTTGCCTACAAAGTGCACGAACAAACAGACATGCTGGTCAAAGCTTATGTGTTAACCGGTTCTGAGGAATACGGTCTGGAAGCGATTCGCCGGGCCATAAATGTAGCGCACTGGAATCCCGAAGGCGTCACCAGTCATGAGGTCAATAACTTTGCCAATGCAGCCTGTCTGCATTTGATGGCGCTGGTGTATGATTCCTGTTATGATTTGCTTACCCGCGAACAAAAACAACTCGTCCAGGAAGTATTAATTCTGAGAATGCATCAGGAAATCGACGGCTTTATCAATAACCTGGAATCCAGGTCTTTTGCCGGACATAACTGGCAGCATATTATCGCCCAGTGTCTCGATGCCTGTATCGCGCTGGCTGGCGAAGATATTCCGGACGAAATACGGGAAATGGGACGTACACCGGACATATCACACTGGCTAACTTACCTCTATGAATTATGGGTGAATCGAGTGCCGACCCTGGGCGGTGATGACGGCGGCTGGGCGAATGGCAACTATTATTTCAGAACCAATTATCATACCCTCGTGCATGTACCGAAAATGCTGCAGCAATTGACAGGATTTGATTTCCTGGACATGCCCTGGTACCGCAATATTCCTTATTTTTTGATCTATACCTGGCCGCCGGGTTCCTATGCAGCCGGTTTCGGTGACGGACTGGACCGCATACAAACACCTCCTCTGGAGACAATCGCTTTTGCAGATATACTCAGCAGAGAGCTCCGGGATTCCTATGCATCCTGGTATGTTGAGCAATGTCTCAAACATACAGATCAATCTCTACTTGGAAATGATGAACTGCGCTGGTATCGTCTTTTATCGGCTAAAGAACCTCCTCCTCCGGTGAACGATTTCTCTCTGCCTTTAAGCCGTTGTTTTCCGGATATCGGTGTGGTGGCCATGCATCATGATATCGCTTCTGTGCCGGACAACTGTATGGTCACCCTCCGTTCAAGTCCCTATGCACAAACGCACGGACACATGCATGCCGATCAGAATGCTTTCAATTTGCTATACGGCGGAAAACCCATGTTCTACAGCAGTGGTTATTACATCACCATGGGGGATCCGCATACGGTTGATTGGTACCGGCAAACGCTCGCCAAAAACAGTGTAACCATCAACGGTCAGGGACAGCCCCGCAGCGGCGACAGCTTTGGCTGGATACCCCGGTTTTTAAATCAAACCCATATGAGTTACGCCGTCGGCGATGCTTCAAATGCATATCAAGGTACCGGACTGACCCGGTTTCGCCGTCACATTGTATTTTTACGACCGGATATTGTCGTCATTTATGATGTGTTAGAGGCGGATCATCACGCACACTGGCAATGGCATCTACACAGTTCGAACGACATATTGAAACATTCTCAAGACATTTTGACATCAGCCAATGAATACGGTCATGCAAAAGCAAAAGTACTGGGTTCGGTACCTTTGAATCTGTCGATTCATACAGATTTTAACCCAAAACCGGTAAACTGGAAACAAAGCCGGGATGATCAGGGTCATCTCATCACGCATGCAGATCAATATCATGTTTCAGCTGAAACAAACGAAAAAACAGAGACGATGCGATATCTTGCCATTATTCAGATATCAGATAAACATAAATCGCTGGATACATATTTGCACAAAAGCAATCAGTCGTTTCAAATTAATAACTGGACCATTCAGGCCGGTTTGAAAAGAGATGAAAAACCATTTTTGCAAATTACCAATATCGCGCAACGGACCGGACTGTCCTATAATTCATATCTAAAAATGCAAGGTAAGGTCATTCATGCCGGAAATAATGCGCAAACCGTTATGGTTGAATTTATTAACGATACACCTCGAATCCAATGCACATCGGATCAGCTTCCCAAGGCCGCTGAATATATGCTCAAGATAGAACAAAATACCAATTAA
- a CDS encoding sulfatase, which translates to MSVCTTRRKFIKNAALGCAVGLSGVSIHCKKSEKNKPNIFLFLSDDHGLFETGCYGNDTVQTPHIDQLASEGLRFTRMFTAEAMCSPARAMLYTGLFPHRNGLHQNHSKANADIKSLPHYLKTLGYRVILAGKIHVEPASVFPFEYIEKEETEEYISGNHDQPFCLIYATKNPHAPYFPEPPPEGGHHPEKIKIPPYLINAPHTREMVAAYYNKVKDMDKEVGQCRELLRKHNLEDRTVFIYASDNGPGLPFAKWTLYEAALNVPFVVKWPGVTRKNTVTDAMCQFTDVVPTFIEMAGGKVTGNLDGSSFLKVLKGNTKTHREYVYGTHTNEGIKQGSRYPIRSVRSSRYKYILNLNPNHTFTNNITEGHSPRPGLDADEAWYEWMRLAENDQEIADRMNHYQHRPPEELYDLENDPYEQSNIINDPERQHELKTLRKELRAWMLQQKDPLLVEWTNNS; encoded by the coding sequence ATGTCAGTCTGCACAACACGTAGAAAATTTATAAAAAACGCAGCCCTCGGTTGTGCTGTCGGTCTAAGCGGCGTATCTATACATTGTAAAAAATCAGAAAAAAACAAGCCAAACATATTTTTATTCTTATCCGATGATCATGGACTTTTTGAAACCGGGTGCTATGGCAATGATACGGTCCAGACACCTCATATTGATCAACTTGCCAGCGAGGGACTGCGCTTCACGCGCATGTTCACAGCAGAAGCGATGTGTTCGCCAGCGCGCGCTATGCTTTACACAGGATTGTTCCCGCATCGCAATGGATTGCATCAAAATCACAGCAAAGCCAATGCGGATATTAAAAGTTTACCGCATTACCTGAAAACGTTGGGGTATCGGGTCATCCTGGCCGGAAAAATTCATGTAGAGCCCGCAAGCGTATTCCCCTTTGAATATATTGAGAAAGAAGAAACAGAGGAATATATTTCCGGAAATCATGATCAACCGTTTTGCCTGATCTATGCCACTAAAAATCCGCATGCCCCCTATTTTCCCGAGCCTCCACCAGAAGGCGGACATCATCCTGAAAAAATAAAAATACCTCCCTATCTGATTAACGCTCCGCATACCCGGGAAATGGTTGCGGCTTATTATAATAAAGTCAAAGATATGGATAAAGAGGTCGGACAGTGCCGGGAGCTGCTGCGAAAGCATAACCTGGAAGACAGGACTGTATTCATTTATGCAAGTGATAACGGCCCGGGCCTGCCCTTTGCCAAATGGACTTTATATGAAGCCGCATTGAACGTGCCGTTTGTCGTGAAATGGCCGGGCGTAACCCGTAAAAACACTGTCACAGATGCCATGTGCCAATTCACAGATGTTGTTCCCACTTTTATAGAGATGGCCGGAGGGAAAGTAACGGGCAATCTGGACGGTTCAAGCTTTCTTAAAGTGCTAAAAGGTAATACCAAAACTCATCGAGAATATGTTTACGGCACTCATACCAACGAAGGCATAAAGCAAGGCAGCAGGTATCCGATCCGTTCTGTTCGATCCTCGAGATATAAATATATTCTTAATTTGAATCCAAACCATACCTTTACAAACAATATCACAGAGGGTCACAGTCCGCGTCCCGGACTTGATGCGGATGAAGCCTGGTATGAATGGATGCGTCTGGCGGAAAACGACCAGGAGATTGCAGATCGTATGAACCATTATCAGCACAGACCGCCCGAAGAGCTGTATGATCTTGAAAATGATCCCTATGAGCAGAGTAATATCATCAATGATCCTGAACGACAACATGAATTAAAAACGCTCAGAAAAGAATTACGAGCATGGATGCTCCAACAGAAGGATCCCCTGCTTGTAGAATGGACAAACAATTCATAA
- a CDS encoding sulfatase-like hydrolase/transferase, whose amino-acid sequence MLGFFRERGYKLGWIGKNHTFQDHCLRELDVWNERARESFRRYNAYVPPCWHSDMYLEEEKLHGTITTQKSIEFIRQKKDEPFFLHISYFDPHPPYFAPSAYTSRYCSQDIHLPPSVLPKPSARLNDYAKALHYDQLTDSDLTETLRYYYASVEWGVDYQVGRVLKTLRDTGLEDNTIVLFMSDHGDFMGDFRMVRKGMFLYDALLHAPLIWHAPGLIKQGQRVANLVQGVDIFPTFLDLIDNKTNPNMPGRSLVPFLQGKSKEEPEYTIYASAAYSDLKDDYFQNPEPRIDLESGDPFHTRIYRRTWKADQRTAMARTRDWKLILNESQPPELYNMNSGYLETENLAKSPEYTKVRKTLEQRIKNNWDWR is encoded by the coding sequence TTGCTCGGATTCTTTCGTGAACGTGGTTACAAGCTCGGCTGGATTGGTAAAAACCATACCTTTCAGGATCATTGCTTACGAGAACTGGATGTATGGAACGAACGCGCCAGAGAATCGTTCCGGCGCTACAATGCCTATGTTCCGCCTTGTTGGCACAGTGACATGTATTTGGAAGAAGAGAAGCTGCATGGCACGATAACCACACAAAAAAGTATCGAGTTTATCAGACAAAAAAAAGATGAGCCGTTTTTTCTGCATATCAGTTATTTTGATCCACATCCCCCCTATTTTGCACCCTCGGCCTATACCAGCCGATACTGCTCGCAGGACATACACCTACCGCCTTCTGTGTTACCAAAACCAAGCGCCCGGTTAAACGATTACGCCAAAGCTTTGCATTACGATCAGCTTACAGATTCGGATTTAACCGAGACCCTGCGCTACTATTACGCCTCGGTGGAATGGGGCGTAGATTATCAAGTCGGGAGGGTATTAAAAACGCTACGGGATACCGGACTCGAAGACAATACCATTGTGTTGTTCATGTCCGATCATGGTGACTTTATGGGAGATTTCCGCATGGTGCGTAAAGGCATGTTTTTATATGATGCTTTACTGCATGCACCGCTCATATGGCATGCCCCTGGTTTAATAAAACAGGGGCAGCGGGTTGCAAATCTTGTTCAGGGTGTGGATATCTTTCCCACATTTCTGGATTTGATTGATAATAAAACCAATCCGAATATGCCGGGACGCTCCCTTGTGCCCTTTTTGCAGGGAAAATCCAAAGAGGAACCTGAATATACAATCTATGCATCAGCAGCTTACAGTGATCTAAAAGACGATTATTTTCAAAATCCAGAGCCACGGATTGACCTCGAGAGCGGTGATCCCTTTCATACAAGGATTTATCGCCGCACATGGAAGGCTGATCAACGAACAGCTATGGCTCGGACGAGAGACTGGAAATTGATCCTGAATGAAAGTCAACCCCCGGAATTGTACAACATGAACAGCGGATATTTAGAGACTGAAAATCTGGCTAAAAGTCCGGAATATACCAAAGTCCGCAAAACCCTTGAACAACGGATTAAAAACAACTGGGATTGGCGCTAA
- a CDS encoding sulfatase-like hydrolase/transferase yields MVFIICDQMRGDAMSCMNNRNAHTPNLDRMASNGVLFENYFSNNPVCQPARVTLFSGLHPHQHGKLTNKSGRKNQCNQGIIARILS; encoded by the coding sequence GTGGTTTTTATTATCTGTGATCAGATGCGCGGAGATGCTATGAGCTGTATGAATAATCGAAATGCACACACACCCAATCTGGACCGCATGGCATCAAACGGTGTTCTTTTTGAAAACTATTTTTCCAATAATCCGGTATGCCAGCCCGCGCGTGTCACTCTGTTCAGCGGTTTGCATCCGCATCAACATGGGAAATTAACCAATAAATCCGGGAGAAAGAATCAGTGCAATCAAGGGATCATTGCTCGGATTCTTTCGTGA
- a CDS encoding DUF1961 family protein — MIIFKLLIMVFLAAVPVHADPLVAEKGELLYMNALSRPSLVENWVMEGPGKLRFKDGWMHMFSPDESYHHVFWCPHNFPDHFIAEWQAQNMEPDAGLCIIFFAAKGLNGEDILTGDLPSRDGTFGNYIRGPLNCYHISYYANTPKKPDRGDSHLRKNKGFHLVESGKEGIPTESTDIHTMRLVKNGAHIVMYVDDRKIIEWKDPKGKYGPPLKDGKIGFRQMQWTHFRYRNFRVWSIKNK, encoded by the coding sequence ATGATAATTTTCAAACTTTTAATCATGGTTTTTCTCGCAGCTGTACCTGTTCATGCCGATCCGCTAGTTGCCGAAAAAGGAGAACTGTTGTATATGAATGCATTATCCCGGCCGTCCCTTGTTGAAAACTGGGTTATGGAAGGGCCCGGGAAATTGCGGTTCAAAGACGGCTGGATGCATATGTTTTCACCGGATGAATCCTATCATCACGTCTTTTGGTGTCCGCATAATTTTCCGGATCATTTCATCGCCGAATGGCAGGCGCAAAACATGGAGCCGGATGCGGGGTTGTGCATCATCTTTTTCGCCGCCAAAGGACTGAACGGGGAAGATATTCTCACAGGCGATCTTCCATCCCGCGACGGCACATTCGGAAATTACATCCGCGGTCCATTGAACTGCTACCATATTTCATATTACGCCAACACGCCCAAAAAACCGGACCGGGGTGATTCACATCTGCGGAAAAACAAGGGATTTCACCTCGTCGAGTCGGGAAAAGAAGGCATTCCGACTGAATCAACGGACATTCATACGATGCGCCTTGTGAAAAACGGCGCGCATATCGTGATGTATGTGGATGATCGTAAAATTATTGAATGGAAAGACCCAAAGGGAAAATATGGACCGCCTTTAAAAGACGGAAAAATCGGTTTCAGGCAAATGCAGTGGACACATTTTCGATATAGAAACTTTAGGGTCTGGTCAATAAAGAATAAATGA
- a CDS encoding PorV/PorQ family protein, whose product MFYNPAGLAGLESNFDIFLGQTRWIADINYSAGAAAMNLGNFGTVGISVISVDYGDIQGADLISLSDPKGYVETGNVDVGAFAFGLAYARQISEEFSMGGLVQYVGQQLGDTNVSNGTVTNAQQKLTLNFGIKYLSTFKKFRFAMALRNFSTQVKYEEMDTELPLIFMFGIGIDMLDVIKPGHGGDPLLVSAEFLHPNNYTERVNIGAEYSLMGLLTLRTGYEFNRDLGGLSAGIGIKQELAGKGLEINYSYSTFDMFNNVNRFSLNFNL is encoded by the coding sequence ATCTTTTACAATCCCGCCGGACTGGCCGGTTTAGAAAGCAATTTTGATATATTCCTGGGGCAAACCCGGTGGATCGCTGATATCAATTACTCCGCCGGCGCAGCGGCAATGAATTTGGGCAACTTTGGAACTGTCGGCATCAGTGTTATCTCTGTGGACTATGGCGATATCCAGGGTGCTGATCTAATCTCTCTATCTGATCCCAAAGGTTATGTTGAAACCGGCAATGTGGACGTCGGGGCTTTTGCGTTTGGCCTGGCCTATGCGCGTCAAATCAGTGAGGAATTTTCCATGGGCGGCCTGGTTCAGTACGTCGGACAACAGCTCGGAGACACAAATGTATCAAACGGCACAGTCACCAATGCCCAGCAAAAACTGACTCTTAATTTCGGTATCAAGTATCTATCGACCTTTAAAAAGTTCCGTTTTGCCATGGCGCTTCGTAATTTTTCAACTCAAGTCAAATACGAAGAAATGGATACTGAATTGCCATTAATCTTCATGTTTGGGATCGGTATCGATATGCTGGATGTCATCAAACCGGGACACGGCGGTGATCCGCTGCTGGTGTCCGCCGAATTCCTGCACCCCAATAATTATACCGAACGTGTTAATATAGGCGCCGAGTATTCATTGATGGGACTCTTGACACTGAGAACCGGATATGAATTCAACCGCGATTTGGGTGGTTTGAGCGCCGGGATTGGAATCAAACAGGAACTGGCGGGAAAAGGACTGGAAATCAATTATTCTTATTCTACTTTTGACATGTTTAATAATGTCAACCGTTTCTCATTGAATTTTAATCTATAA